The DNA segment AGACTTCATCTTATAATATTGGTCTTGACTTTGCCCTCTTAAATAATAAGATCCGCGGTACTTTATCATATTTCTATAAGCATACCAAAGATGCTTTCTTGACAAAGACTATTTCGGATATTAACGGTATTAACCAGTATGTCGTAAATGGTGGTTCTTTGAATAATCAGGGCGTTGAGATCTCATTGAGTTTTACTCCTATCAATAATGCTAATCTTGGCAGTGGCAAACGTGGATTCGTATGGCGTATCGATCCTCAGATCGGTGAGGTGCTTAATAAAGTTATCAACCGCGCCATCAATAACAAGACACATACAATGCATGATGTGGTTACATACAACGACTATCTTACAGGTAATGTAGAGTTGGCCGATAAACCTATCAGTACATTCTATTCTTATAAGTTTGCGGGATTGAGTCATGCAGATGGTTCACCTATTTTCTATGGAGCCGAAGATGCCAACAAGGCTGCTTTAATGGCTAAATATGCTGGTATGAACCGCGATGAGGTATTCATGCAGGTTATGGAAGAATCTGGTCAGCGCGAACCTTACATACAGGGTAGTGTAAACAACTATTTGGGATACGGCAGCTTCGGATTGTCTTTCAATTTCACCTATTCGTTGGGTAACAAGATACGTCTGTTGAAAATCTGCTCAGGCTATGCATCGAGTGTGGTTTATCCTCAGCAGAACCTACGTAAAGAGTTTATCTATCGCTGGCGTAAACCCGGTGATGAGGCATATACCAATATTCCCGGTCTTGTAACAAGCAGTACTCTTAATACTCCATGGTGGCAAGAAAATGCTGCTAGTGCATATACATTTGGAGGATCAATATATGATATGTATGACAATTCTGATATTAGAGTAGTTAGTGGTGATTACCTCAAATTACAGTCACTTGCATTCAGATATAACCTGGATGATAAGTTGGTGAAAAAAATGGGATTGCAGTCTCTCTATGTGAGTCTTGTAGGTAACAACCTCTTCACAGTTTGCAGTAGCAAACTAAAAGGTCAGGATCCTACTCAGAATGGTTCATCTCCACAGATCAACCTTTCTACACGTCCTACTTTTACATTTAACATTAACTTCACGATTTAATTGAATAGTATGAAAAAGTTATCAATATGTGTTCTTTTATTTTCGATACTCTTCACTTCTTGTAGTGGTTTTCTTGATGAGTATTCTACAGATCAGCGCTATTGCGAAACACCAAACGATCTTAATCTGCTTATGGTAGGTTCCGGATTTCTTGGCGTTTATCAACCATCAGTTTATAATCAGGTTACGATGGATAAGTCATTTTTAACTTTATCCAGTAACAGCAGTATGCATTTCCCATGGCTTCAGCTGATGGATGATGATGCTGAGGCTTTCTTGCAAGATTATGTAACTCCTGATCAGGGCACTCCTTATAATATGTTGAGTGCTATGGCCAACTGGAGTGCGAACCCATGCTCTAATATTCAGTCTCAGCAGTGGGATGATACACAATGGACTAAGTTATATGCATGCATAGGTGCCGTTAACTCTATAATATATCAGGGAGAAAATCTAAAGGGTAAGGATCCTAAAAACGAAGCTCTGCTCGATCATGTATGTGGCGAGGCTTACTTCTTGCGTGCCTTATACTATTTCTATCTGGCTAATGTTTATGGGTTGCCTTATTCTCCGGCTACAGCTTCGCAAGACTTCAGTGTACCATTGAAGATATCTCCAAATGTAGAAGATAAGTACTTTACACGTTCTACCAATGAGGAGGTTTTCAATCAGATATGGGCCGACCTTAAATCTGCAGAACAGAATATTGGTAGTTATACGCCTGATTCTAAATTGCGTGCAGGTATTGGTGCCGTAAAGGCTCTTCAGAGTAGGGTAGCTGTATATATGGAGAAATACCAGGATGCAATAGATGCTTCGAATGCATTCAGCGATCTTAGTTATTCTCTTACAGATTTAAAAACATTCGATAATAAGACCAACTTCCTTGGAAGATCTTCTAAAGAGGTGATTTTCACAGTAGGTGGCAATATTACAGCAGGTGTGTTTATCAACGACTCTGTTTCGGCTTGGAATGGAGATAACGACAGAGCAAGCAGCTTTAAGGCTTCTAACGATCTGATGGAGAAATATAGCTCTAAGGATTTGCGCCGAAGGGCATTCTTCAAAGAGTCTGCTGTAAATCATGCTCCTCTGCCTAATAAGTATAAGACATGGCAGACCTATAATGATCCAGAGCTTGTTTCGGATATATTCTGTATTAGATATGGTGAGGTAGTGCTCAATAAGGCAGAGGCTCTTGCCATGATGGGCAGTATAGATGATGCACGCAATACATTGCAGAATTTGAGAGCTAACAGAATTACAGGAGCTCAATTGAGTGATATCCCTACAGACCAGAAACAGTTGGTCGACTTTATAAGAAATGAGCGTCGTCTTGAATTATGTTTCGAGGGGCATCGCTGGTTCGACTTGCGCCGCTATTCTGTAAACAGTAAATTCCCTTTGTCTGCCGATTTCACTATCAAGCATCCGGCTTATACATATGATCCAAATTCGAATGTAAGTTACCTTACCGGATATTACGTTCTCCAGTCATATAGTAAAGATCAGGGCGCATGGGTGGTACCGGTTCCTAATGCTACTATAGAGTTTAACCGTGGTTCTATTACGAATCTTTTACGTAATGACCGTAGTATAATCAAATAAATTATAAACAGATGAAGATACTTAAAAATATATTGCTTTTGGGAATTGCAGTTCTTTCGCTTTCGGCTTGTCAGAAAGAAGAAACGATGGACTTTCCTGATTATGACAAAAACTGGTATGTTGTAGATGATAATCCAAGCGACTCTGTAAGTCATGCCATATATCTTTTCTATAAGGATTTTGGAATACCAGTATTTACCAACGATACGATTGGATCACAGCAGCGTGTTGATGTATTCAATAAAGAATATACTCATTACGAAACTCTCACACTGAGTTATTCGATGGGTGGTATGGCCAGTGCCAGTTCTTCTCCTGTAGTTGATAACTTCACTTATGCCAATAGAGCCAATGTACCGGCTTTCT comes from the Xylanibacter oryzae DSM 17970 genome and includes:
- a CDS encoding RagB/SusD family nutrient uptake outer membrane protein gives rise to the protein MKKLSICVLLFSILFTSCSGFLDEYSTDQRYCETPNDLNLLMVGSGFLGVYQPSVYNQVTMDKSFLTLSSNSSMHFPWLQLMDDDAEAFLQDYVTPDQGTPYNMLSAMANWSANPCSNIQSQQWDDTQWTKLYACIGAVNSIIYQGENLKGKDPKNEALLDHVCGEAYFLRALYYFYLANVYGLPYSPATASQDFSVPLKISPNVEDKYFTRSTNEEVFNQIWADLKSAEQNIGSYTPDSKLRAGIGAVKALQSRVAVYMEKYQDAIDASNAFSDLSYSLTDLKTFDNKTNFLGRSSKEVIFTVGGNITAGVFINDSVSAWNGDNDRASSFKASNDLMEKYSSKDLRRRAFFKESAVNHAPLPNKYKTWQTYNDPELVSDIFCIRYGEVVLNKAEALAMMGSIDDARNTLQNLRANRITGAQLSDIPTDQKQLVDFIRNERRLELCFEGHRWFDLRRYSVNSKFPLSADFTIKHPAYTYDPNSNVSYLTGYYVLQSYSKDQGAWVVPVPNATIEFNRGSITNLLRNDRSIIK